The DNA sequence CCTTGCAAGCAGTTTATCTACATATACCAGATATTCTTTGATTCGTTTTGCCATATTCGATCACCTAACCCATGTTTGCCTTATTCAGGAAATGATTCCATCCGGCAATTACCTTATCATAATAAAAGCTTACTATATAAGAATCTTCGTCAACATCAACGATCATCTGATAACACTTCTTATCTGCTTCCGGCTTACCACCATAGAAGATATAGTTCTCTTTGAACTTTCCAAATATCTTTTCATACTCATCTTCCGCAAGTTTCTGATCCGGAACTTCTTCTACCAGATTATCATTTGCATCATAATACTTATGACCTTCTAACAACACCGCTTCGATGACCGGATTCTTAAACCGGATCTCCATCTGATCGGCATATTTGTCTGTATAGTATTCGTTCTGAGAATTGTTATCCTTTACAACTGCACCTTCTACATAGAGTTCCAGCCATCTTGCCCGAAGCCCTTTAAGGGAAGCTGCTTCGCCATCTGTTTCCACTTCTCCAGCTCCGACAAGCTTCATTTCTTTGATCTGTGCATCCCGTAACTGAATGGTTTCTATCTCATTTGTACTCTTAAATTTCATATTTTATACACCGTCCTGAACAATTTATAACTCCTATAACTATAAACTGTTTTTCATGGCTTGTAAATGGAATTTAAGACAGAAAAATAAGAGGAACCCGTCTTACAGGCTCCTCCTGTTTATCTAATTCAGCGCATCATAGCCGCTTTCCTTCGTACGGATCTTCATGGCGGTGCGGATCTCATAACTGAAGATCTTGCCGTCTCCGACTTCTCCGGTGTATGCTGCCTTCTGGATCGCATCGATCGTCTTCTTCTCCCATTCTTCCGAAGAAACTACGATCTCAAATTTAATCTTCGGCTGCATAACGACATCAACCTCTGTACCACGTACCAGCTTCTTATATCCTCGCTGTGCACCGCATCCCATTACCTGAGATACCGTAATACCATTTACATCGATCGCATTCAGTGCTTCCTTTACATCTTCAAATACTTCTTCTCGCACGATTGCTTCTATCTTGATCATCATATTATCATACTCCTTTCCGCAACTTCTATGAATCCAGTCCGTTAAATGTCGGATATGCACTTTCTCCCTGTTCTGCGATATCCAGACCGATCTTTTCTTCCTTATCTGATACACGAAGCGGTGTGATCAGTCTTACAAGTCCAAGACAGATAAACGTTCCGACCACTGCAACTGCTATTGTCACAACGATACCGATCAACTGTGCAACAAAAAGGTGATAGTCTCCGAAGAACAGTCCATCCCATCTGGCAACGCTGTTGATCGAACTCTTACCAAATAATCCGGTCGCGATACCACCCCAGACACCACCGATACCATGACATCCAAAAGCATCGAGTGCATCATCTATTTTCAATTTCTTCTTCAATAAAGTAATCATACCACAACAGAT is a window from the Lachnospiraceae bacterium GAM79 genome containing:
- a CDS encoding P-II family nitrogen regulator; protein product: MMIKIEAIVREEVFEDVKEALNAIDVNGITVSQVMGCGAQRGYKKLVRGTEVDVVMQPKIKFEIVVSSEEWEKKTIDAIQKAAYTGEVGDGKIFSYEIRTAMKIRTKESGYDALN